From Deinococcus aquaticus, one genomic window encodes:
- a CDS encoding ABC transporter permease, which produces MTTAVTTPAARPAKSRSTMQIALRRLRRHKAAMISLIVIVALILMAIFASLIAPYDPNTQDLEGIYSPPSSQHLLGQDSLGRDMLSRIIYGSRVSLIVGFTVAIFSVGLGTVMGLLSGFLGGLVDTVISRFIELMLSIPELPLLLTLSALLLASDAPAIVALRQTPNASVFIIIGIFTFFGWMGTARLVRGEVLKLKNLEYVDAARALGARNARIMFRHLVPNVVAVIIVNGTLAVGGAILGEAALSFLGFGIQPPVSTWGNMLSNANEVVLEHPYLAFWPGLAILITVLSFNFLGDGLRDAFDPKSRL; this is translated from the coding sequence ATGACCACCGCTGTAACCACCCCGGCCGCCCGGCCCGCCAAGAGCCGCTCGACCATGCAGATCGCCCTGCGCCGACTGCGCCGCCACAAGGCTGCCATGATCAGCCTGATCGTCATCGTCGCGCTGATCCTGATGGCCATCTTCGCGTCGCTGATCGCTCCGTACGACCCGAACACCCAGGACCTGGAAGGCATCTACTCGCCGCCCAGTTCGCAGCACCTGCTGGGGCAGGACAGCCTGGGCCGCGACATGCTGTCCCGCATCATCTACGGCAGCCGAGTCAGCCTGATCGTGGGCTTCACCGTCGCCATCTTCAGCGTCGGCCTGGGCACCGTCATGGGCCTGCTGTCCGGCTTTCTGGGCGGGCTGGTAGATACGGTCATCAGCCGCTTTATCGAACTGATGCTGTCCATCCCGGAGTTGCCGCTGCTGCTGACCCTCAGCGCCCTGCTGCTCGCCAGTGACGCCCCGGCCATCGTGGCACTGCGCCAGACGCCGAACGCCAGCGTGTTCATCATCATCGGGATCTTCACGTTCTTCGGCTGGATGGGCACCGCCCGCCTCGTGCGCGGCGAGGTCCTGAAACTCAAGAACCTGGAGTACGTGGACGCTGCCCGCGCGCTCGGGGCCCGCAACGCCCGCATCATGTTCCGTCACCTCGTGCCGAACGTGGTGGCCGTGATCATCGTGAACGGCACCCTGGCTGTGGGCGGCGCGATCCTGGGCGAGGCGGCCCTGTCGTTCCTGGGCTTCGGCATCCAGCCGCCGGTCAGCACCTGGGGCAACATGCTCTCCAACGCCAATGAGGTCGTGCTGGAGCACCCTTACCTAGCGTTCTGGCCCGGACTGGCGATCCTGATCACCGTGCTGTCCTTCAACTTCCTGGGGGACGGTCTGCGCGACGCCTTCGACCCCAAGAGCCGCCTGTAA
- a CDS encoding ABC transporter permease gives MGTYALRRVIQMIPLLLVISLVIFGLTALQPGDPVDQLVFGNSNITPEDIARLRAAYGLDQPWITRYFFWLQQAVTGNFGYSQDFGIPALEYIFQNRLPNTLLLTVPALVISTLIAVPLGIFSAVRQYSVLDYLLTFFAFVAVSAPVFWVGALALYFFAISLPQLTGGLLSLPPGGLGGDVPPEAGWLAVTLDKLKYLLLPLMVLMLREIAVTMRFMRANMLETLTQDYVRTARAKGLADRRVLYKHALRNAVTPIVTIMGLSIPGLFGGAVITETVFSWPGMGKAILDALVTKDFNVVMVCLMMLAILTVVFQLLTDLAYALVDPRIRYS, from the coding sequence ATGGGAACCTACGCACTACGACGAGTGATTCAGATGATTCCGCTGCTGCTGGTGATCAGCCTCGTGATTTTCGGCCTGACCGCCCTGCAACCCGGCGACCCGGTCGATCAGCTGGTGTTCGGCAACAGTAACATCACCCCCGAGGACATTGCCCGCCTGCGCGCCGCGTACGGCCTGGACCAGCCCTGGATCACCCGCTACTTCTTCTGGTTGCAGCAGGCCGTGACCGGGAACTTCGGGTACTCGCAGGACTTCGGGATTCCCGCGCTGGAGTACATCTTCCAGAACCGCCTGCCGAACACGCTGCTTCTGACCGTGCCCGCCCTGGTGATCAGCACCCTGATCGCCGTGCCGCTGGGCATTTTCAGCGCGGTGCGGCAGTACTCGGTGCTGGATTACCTGCTGACCTTCTTCGCGTTCGTGGCGGTCAGCGCCCCGGTGTTCTGGGTGGGTGCGCTGGCCCTGTACTTCTTCGCGATTTCCCTGCCGCAACTCACGGGCGGGCTGCTGTCCCTGCCGCCCGGCGGTCTGGGCGGCGACGTGCCCCCGGAAGCCGGGTGGCTGGCCGTGACGCTGGATAAACTGAAGTACCTGCTGCTGCCGCTGATGGTCCTGATGCTGCGCGAGATCGCCGTGACCATGCGGTTCATGCGCGCCAACATGCTCGAAACGCTCACGCAGGACTACGTGCGCACCGCGCGCGCCAAGGGACTGGCGGACCGCCGGGTGCTGTACAAGCACGCGCTGCGTAACGCCGTGACCCCCATCGTGACGATCATGGGCCTGAGCATTCCGGGGCTGTTCGGCGGGGCCGTCATCACCGAGACCGTGTTCTCCTGGCCGGGCATGGGCAAGGCCATCCTGGACGCGCTGGTCACCAAGGACTTCAACGTGGTCATGGTCTGCCTGATGATGCTGGCCATACTGACCGTGGTGTTCCAGCTGCTGACCGACCTCGCCTACGCCCTCGTCGATCCCCGGATCCGGTACTCCTAA
- a CDS encoding peptide ABC transporter substrate-binding protein encodes MKKTFALTVFLLGAALAGPANNSLVVGTSQEPPNIYDPWNTNNLAITSEINGYMGAGLIGLDDNGEAYADIATRVPSIANGDYKIVKDAKGDVIRNSVTYSIRKDAKWSDGTPIKIADFQFWLKLENDDRVPVPDREPWNRAKITSTDADTFTITYEPPYLFADQTSPGLAPSHVMSAAWNAFDAKTKNEKDAKVTNEEWKKFISAYTTARNLPKVVAGPFKPTAWRSGNSLTLTRNTNYWGQPKDLDNYVKTVTYRFIPNTNTLKVNILSGQLDAVGTVGLTFDQGVDLARSERGKYKTYFVPGAVWEHIDINTRGQRSKDLDLDDPRMRQALLYAIDRDALTKALFQSRQAVSNSWIGPISKLYKKDVNDYNYSQSKAKALFTALGWTPGSDGILQKGGKKLTLNFSTTAGNTTRERVQQILQSQWKAVGVQVNIQNYPSSVIFGPDFLSKGETGKWDMAMYAWSNNPIFEEGNLFKSSGIPTAANGYSGQNNPGWNNAEFSKLQIQAKTEFNQADRIKLFDRMQTIWNAEVPSLPLYFRVNTYTKVPGLVNYTFSAYTQYPSWNAANIGWASKGAVEEYKQK; translated from the coding sequence ATGAAGAAGACCTTTGCCCTTACCGTATTTCTGCTCGGCGCCGCGCTCGCCGGGCCTGCGAACAACAGCCTCGTGGTTGGGACCTCGCAGGAGCCACCGAACATCTACGATCCCTGGAACACCAACAACCTCGCCATCACCAGCGAGATCAACGGGTACATGGGCGCCGGCCTGATCGGTCTGGACGATAACGGCGAGGCTTACGCCGACATCGCCACCCGTGTGCCCAGCATCGCCAACGGCGACTACAAGATCGTCAAGGACGCCAAGGGCGACGTGATCCGCAACAGCGTCACGTACTCCATCCGCAAGGACGCCAAGTGGAGCGACGGCACGCCCATCAAGATCGCCGACTTCCAGTTCTGGCTGAAACTGGAGAACGACGACCGCGTGCCCGTACCCGACCGTGAACCCTGGAACCGCGCCAAGATCACGTCCACCGACGCCGACACCTTCACCATCACCTACGAGCCGCCGTACCTGTTCGCGGACCAGACCAGCCCCGGCCTGGCCCCCAGTCACGTCATGAGCGCCGCCTGGAACGCCTTCGACGCCAAGACCAAGAACGAGAAGGACGCCAAGGTCACCAACGAGGAGTGGAAGAAGTTCATCTCCGCGTACACCACCGCCCGCAACCTGCCCAAGGTCGTGGCCGGGCCCTTCAAGCCCACCGCGTGGCGCAGCGGGAACAGCCTGACCCTGACCCGCAACACCAACTACTGGGGCCAGCCAAAGGACCTCGACAACTACGTCAAGACGGTCACGTACCGCTTCATCCCGAACACCAACACCCTGAAAGTCAACATCCTGTCCGGCCAGCTTGACGCTGTCGGCACCGTGGGCCTGACCTTCGACCAGGGCGTGGACCTGGCCCGCAGCGAACGCGGGAAGTACAAGACCTACTTCGTGCCCGGCGCCGTCTGGGAGCACATCGACATCAACACCCGCGGCCAGCGTTCCAAGGACCTGGACCTCGACGATCCCCGCATGCGTCAGGCGCTGCTGTACGCCATCGACCGTGACGCCCTGACCAAGGCGCTGTTCCAGAGCCGTCAGGCCGTCTCGAACAGCTGGATCGGGCCGATCAGCAAGCTGTACAAGAAAGACGTCAACGACTACAACTACAGCCAGTCCAAGGCCAAGGCGCTGTTCACGGCGCTCGGCTGGACCCCCGGCAGCGACGGCATCCTGCAGAAGGGCGGCAAGAAACTCACCCTGAACTTCTCCACGACCGCCGGCAACACCACCCGCGAGCGCGTGCAGCAGATCCTGCAATCCCAGTGGAAGGCCGTGGGCGTGCAGGTCAACATTCAGAACTACCCCTCCAGCGTGATCTTCGGGCCGGACTTCCTGAGCAAGGGCGAGACCGGCAAGTGGGACATGGCCATGTACGCCTGGTCCAACAACCCCATCTTCGAGGAAGGCAACCTGTTCAAGTCGTCCGGTATTCCCACCGCCGCGAACGGCTACTCGGGACAGAACAACCCCGGCTGGAACAACGCCGAGTTCAGCAAGCTGCAGATTCAGGCCAAGACTGAATTCAACCAGGCCGACCGCATCAAGCTGTTCGACCGGATGCAGACCATCTGGAACGCCGAGGTGCCCTCGCTGCCGCTGTACTTCCGCGTGAATACCTACACCAAGGTTCCAGGACTCGTGAACTACACCTTCAGCGCCTACACGCAGTACCCCAGCTGGAACGCTGCCAACATCGGCTGGGCCAGCAAGGGCGCTGTCGAGGAGTACAAGCAGAAGTAA
- a CDS encoding HesB/IscA family protein yields the protein MTATTTPEQSGGVPAREISISEFGAQRAQGILANSGKENAGVRVFIKSGGCSGYQYGMAIDDRELEGDLIVVDRGVKLLVDRMSLPLLRGSEVDFVENMMGGGFTVNNPNATSACGCGSSFRTDSAQSPDGEGSGGCSSH from the coding sequence ATGACCGCGACCACCACCCCCGAACAGTCCGGCGGCGTTCCCGCCCGTGAAATCAGCATCAGCGAATTTGGCGCGCAGAGGGCCCAGGGCATCCTCGCCAACAGCGGCAAGGAGAACGCCGGGGTGCGCGTGTTCATCAAGAGCGGTGGCTGCAGCGGCTACCAGTACGGCATGGCCATCGACGACCGCGAACTCGAAGGTGACCTGATCGTCGTGGACCGCGGTGTGAAACTGCTGGTCGACCGCATGAGCCTGCCCCTGCTGCGCGGCAGTGAAGTGGATTTCGTCGAGAACATGATGGGCGGCGGCTTCACGGTGAACAACCCCAACGCCACGTCCGCCTGCGGCTGCGGCTCCTCCTTCCGTACCGATAGCGCGCAGTCCCCGGACGGCGAAGGCAGTGGCGGCTGCTCCAGCCACTAA
- a CDS encoding DdrH — protein MTNPYAEWFEQLRSEYGEQLRTMPLPDGLPEHLRTLISSNDEDAIQFMVKLAWQFGAQVGYAAGTRQGDTPAANIPSTPRVQA, from the coding sequence ATGACGAACCCGTATGCCGAGTGGTTCGAGCAGCTCCGCAGCGAGTACGGCGAGCAGCTCCGCACCATGCCCCTTCCGGACGGACTGCCGGAACACCTGCGGACCCTGATCAGTTCGAACGACGAAGACGCCATTCAGTTCATGGTCAAACTGGCCTGGCAGTTCGGCGCTCAGGTCGGGTACGCCGCCGGAACCCGCCAGGGCGACACGCCCGCCGCGAACATTCCCAGCACGCCCCGCGTGCAGGCCTGA
- a CDS encoding cytochrome b — MNQWLDDRLHISRLNDKFLRKAFPVHHSFFLGEITLFSLIVLIITGILLALAYEPSNSLVVNTFDPGTATKPNLVPAAYHSALKINAMPFGDMLRRTHHWMANIMVAAAVIHMMRIYFTGAFKKPREINWWIGMLLLIFSALTAVTGYILPYDNYAYNTVKVVYAITASIPWVGDWVAQAAFAGKFPGAGIIPRIYGYHIMLLPGILLALTGAHMLIMIKQKHTQPQYAKRLAYKKIVGVPLITQQTPIMLVLALLFTGLVMLFAAFVPVHPVEFFGPPSTTPINNIKPDWYLLWVFGALAIIPSFEWHLFGGLIGAEFVGALVLPGIVMALMFAVPMLDRTTENQYYAENPTNHPVRLAAGVAFFAMMIVMSVAGYKPELISSGLLTTGNANTILWILTLLVPAVSYFAVIGIVRGIRALREADERESLAHAHADD; from the coding sequence ATGAACCAGTGGCTTGACGACCGTCTGCACATCTCGCGCCTGAACGACAAGTTCCTGCGCAAAGCCTTCCCGGTGCATCACTCCTTCTTCCTGGGAGAGATCACGCTGTTCAGCCTGATCGTGCTGATCATCACCGGCATCCTGCTGGCCCTGGCGTACGAACCCAGCAACTCGCTGGTCGTGAACACCTTCGATCCGGGCACGGCCACCAAGCCCAACCTGGTGCCCGCTGCCTACCACTCTGCATTGAAGATCAACGCCATGCCCTTCGGGGACATGCTGCGCCGCACCCACCACTGGATGGCGAACATCATGGTCGCGGCCGCCGTGATTCACATGATGCGCATCTACTTCACGGGCGCGTTCAAGAAACCCCGTGAAATCAACTGGTGGATCGGGATGCTGCTGCTGATCTTCTCGGCGCTGACCGCCGTGACCGGCTACATCCTCCCCTACGACAACTACGCCTATAACACCGTCAAGGTCGTGTACGCCATCACCGCGTCCATTCCCTGGGTGGGCGACTGGGTCGCGCAGGCCGCCTTCGCCGGCAAGTTCCCTGGCGCCGGGATCATCCCGCGCATCTACGGCTACCACATCATGCTGCTGCCCGGCATTCTGCTGGCCCTGACCGGCGCGCACATGCTGATCATGATCAAGCAGAAGCACACGCAGCCGCAGTACGCCAAGCGCCTCGCGTACAAGAAGATCGTGGGCGTGCCCCTGATCACCCAGCAGACGCCCATCATGCTGGTGCTGGCCCTGCTGTTCACCGGTCTGGTCATGCTGTTCGCGGCCTTCGTGCCGGTCCACCCGGTCGAGTTCTTCGGCCCGCCCAGCACCACGCCCATCAACAACATCAAACCCGACTGGTACCTGCTGTGGGTGTTCGGCGCCCTGGCCATCATCCCCAGCTTCGAATGGCACCTGTTCGGCGGCCTGATCGGCGCTGAGTTCGTGGGTGCGCTGGTGCTGCCCGGCATCGTCATGGCCCTGATGTTTGCCGTGCCCATGCTGGACCGTACCACCGAGAACCAGTACTACGCCGAGAACCCCACCAACCACCCGGTCAGGCTGGCCGCCGGTGTCGCGTTCTTCGCCATGATGATCGTCATGTCGGTCGCCGGGTACAAACCCGAACTGATCAGCTCGGGCCTCCTGACCACCGGGAACGCCAACACCATCCTGTGGATCCTGACCCTCCTCGTGCCGGCCGTGTCGTACTTCGCCGTGATCGGCATCGTGCGCGGCATCCGCGCCCTGCGTGAAGCGGACGAGCGCGAAAGCCTCGCACACGCCCACGCCGACGACTGA
- a CDS encoding ubiquinol-cytochrome c reductase iron-sulfur subunit, producing MTRYKKQDPEITRRKFINVAMGTTAAVGTVSLVSALGTANPVFRLTPDKAPPVKGDVLVHASESKEGELIKVSDLSEQLVRAWPMGKDKDGNKVIRKGDPNNILALYRFPKGQIVEPTKLDVTVDGEIVAYSDICTHAGCSVADSDQGDGMKCPCHSGQYDPKRGCKVIGGPPPRPLAQLPIKLEGDQLVVTDFFASMPYPFLSETEWEKFKKEVEEQLA from the coding sequence ATGACCCGTTACAAGAAACAGGACCCCGAGATCACACGCCGGAAATTCATCAACGTCGCCATGGGCACCACTGCCGCCGTCGGCACGGTCAGCCTCGTCAGCGCGCTGGGGACCGCCAACCCCGTCTTCCGCCTGACTCCCGACAAGGCCCCGCCCGTCAAGGGGGACGTGCTCGTCCACGCCTCGGAAAGCAAGGAAGGCGAGCTCATCAAGGTCAGTGACCTCAGCGAGCAGCTGGTGCGCGCCTGGCCCATGGGCAAGGATAAGGACGGCAACAAAGTCATCCGCAAGGGCGACCCGAACAACATCCTGGCCCTGTACCGCTTCCCCAAGGGTCAGATCGTGGAGCCCACCAAACTGGACGTCACCGTCGACGGCGAGATCGTCGCCTACAGCGACATCTGCACCCACGCCGGCTGCTCTGTGGCCGACAGCGACCAGGGCGACGGCATGAAATGCCCCTGCCACTCCGGTCAGTACGACCCCAAACGGGGCTGCAAGGTTATTGGCGGCCCGCCTCCCCGCCCGCTGGCGCAGCTGCCCATCAAGCTCGAAGGAGATCAGCTGGTCGTGACGGACTTCTTCGCCAGCATGCCCTACCCGTTCCTCAGTGAAACTGAGTGGGAAAAATTCAAGAAGGAAGTGGAGGAGCAGCTCGCATGA
- a CDS encoding c-type cytochrome: protein MERNDAVMPWVAIVSAAIMWIILLFLFNKETAPEPVVIDPAVVANISKEYPTLGKTLFEQTAGCAGCHGLQGQGGVGPKLTGDTKILTDPVYVHTIITKGKGGMPAFPQLKDNEVYAVANYVLNSWGNKPDELLTPALVAEGQTKVDPAVLKNRSRFVPEDLKLPEIFLGTFILVLLTYGLIGLYSVWAEGLELHPGIHKVRSTPLATLGILTTLGLSILFSVLFVRQMVTDYAGWGAKEPVMPNVTAEGFYAAMILLLLAASIGLYKKYFMDGEVLVEDTSGEFPW, encoded by the coding sequence GTGGAAAGAAACGACGCTGTCATGCCCTGGGTCGCCATCGTGAGCGCGGCCATCATGTGGATCATCCTGCTGTTCCTGTTCAACAAGGAAACGGCGCCTGAACCCGTGGTGATCGACCCTGCGGTCGTGGCGAACATCAGTAAGGAATACCCGACGCTCGGGAAGACTCTCTTTGAACAGACCGCCGGGTGCGCCGGCTGTCACGGCCTGCAGGGCCAGGGTGGCGTGGGCCCCAAACTGACTGGTGACACGAAGATCCTCACGGATCCGGTGTATGTGCACACCATCATCACCAAGGGCAAGGGCGGCATGCCGGCCTTCCCGCAGCTCAAGGACAACGAGGTCTACGCGGTCGCCAACTACGTCCTGAACTCCTGGGGCAACAAGCCCGATGAACTGCTGACGCCCGCCCTGGTGGCCGAAGGCCAGACCAAGGTCGACCCGGCCGTCCTGAAAAACCGCAGCCGCTTCGTTCCTGAAGACCTCAAACTGCCCGAGATCTTCCTGGGCACCTTCATCCTGGTGCTGCTCACCTACGGCCTGATCGGCCTGTACAGCGTCTGGGCCGAAGGTCTGGAACTGCACCCCGGCATTCACAAGGTCCGCTCTACCCCCCTGGCCACCCTGGGCATCCTGACGACCCTGGGCCTGAGCATCCTGTTCAGCGTTCTGTTCGTGCGCCAGATGGTCACGGATTACGCCGGGTGGGGCGCCAAGGAACCGGTCATGCCCAACGTGACCGCCGAGGGCTTCTACGCCGCCATGATCCTGCTGCTGCTCGCCGCGAGCATCGGCCTGTACAAGAAATACTTCATGGACGGCGAGGTGCTGGTCGAGGACACCAGCGGCGAATTCCCCTGGTAA
- a CDS encoding serine hydrolase — MTRGRGEQDEAQALAGFEARLRDAGFAGTVGLWVGTLDGQPVAVLNEDRVFPAASTIKVPLLVMALQAAQRGDLSLDGRVTLRAEDRVPGAGVLHELGAGLALSWQDVLTLMIIVSDNTATNLVIEQLGVDDVNDWLTEQRLGSTRLVGKLQLPPGQRNEAQRRGERNATTARDQAALLRRLVTGELLDAAHTALALGILERQQYRDLIGRGVPADATGTPLYRVASKSGELTGVHHDVGVVFTPRPLVVALLTEGGRDLREHPDNRDVVALAPALWALLSASGRVPDSTGESRIQGDI, encoded by the coding sequence ATGACGCGGGGGAGGGGAGAGCAGGACGAAGCTCAGGCTCTGGCTGGCTTCGAGGCCCGTCTGCGTGACGCCGGGTTCGCTGGAACGGTGGGCCTGTGGGTGGGGACGCTGGACGGTCAGCCCGTCGCGGTTCTGAACGAGGACCGGGTGTTCCCGGCTGCCAGTACCATCAAGGTGCCACTGCTGGTCATGGCGCTTCAGGCCGCGCAGCGCGGCGACCTGAGCCTGGACGGGCGCGTGACCCTGCGCGCCGAGGACCGGGTGCCAGGTGCGGGCGTGCTTCACGAACTGGGCGCGGGCCTCGCCCTCAGCTGGCAGGACGTGCTGACCCTGATGATCATTGTCAGCGACAACACCGCCACCAATCTGGTGATCGAACAGCTGGGCGTGGACGACGTGAACGACTGGCTGACCGAACAGCGCCTGGGCAGCACGCGGCTGGTTGGGAAGTTGCAACTGCCGCCCGGTCAGCGCAACGAGGCCCAGCGGCGCGGCGAGCGCAACGCCACGACCGCCCGGGATCAGGCGGCCCTGCTGCGGCGGCTCGTGACGGGCGAGCTGCTGGACGCCGCGCACACGGCGCTGGCCCTGGGCATTCTGGAACGCCAGCAGTACCGCGACCTGATCGGGCGGGGCGTACCGGCCGACGCGACTGGAACGCCGCTGTACCGGGTGGCCAGCAAGAGCGGTGAACTGACTGGCGTGCACCATGACGTGGGCGTGGTCTTCACGCCGCGCCCGCTGGTGGTGGCCCTTCTGACAGAAGGTGGGCGCGACCTGCGCGAACATCCGGATAACCGCGACGTTGTGGCCCTGGCCCCGGCGCTGTGGGCCTTGCTGTCCGCGTCCGGCAGGGTGCCGGATTCCACCGGGGAAAGCCGGATTCAGGGGGACATTTAA
- a CDS encoding response regulator transcription factor, whose amino-acid sequence MIRVLLVDDHALFRQGLRSLLESEGMRVIGEAANGREAIRYAADTHPDVILMDIQMPELDGVKATQSILEIDPAARVIMITMYRQDRYVFEAVKAGARGYVLKDADATTLLDVIRRVAGGEALLDADMAQNVLDDFRDKREELPSEKHADLNERETMILKLLAQGFSNQDIALRLDISEKTVRNRLSEIFTKLQLNNRTQAALYAIREGIANLE is encoded by the coding sequence ATGATTCGCGTGTTGCTCGTGGACGATCACGCGCTGTTCCGTCAGGGACTGCGCAGCCTGCTGGAATCCGAGGGGATGCGCGTCATCGGTGAGGCCGCCAACGGACGGGAGGCGATCCGCTACGCGGCCGATACGCACCCGGACGTCATCCTGATGGACATTCAGATGCCGGAGCTCGATGGGGTCAAGGCCACCCAGAGCATCCTGGAAATCGACCCGGCGGCGCGGGTGATCATGATCACCATGTACCGCCAGGACCGGTACGTGTTCGAGGCCGTCAAGGCCGGAGCGCGCGGTTACGTGCTCAAGGACGCCGACGCGACTACCCTGCTCGACGTGATCCGTCGGGTCGCGGGGGGCGAGGCGCTGCTGGACGCCGACATGGCCCAGAACGTTCTGGACGACTTCCGCGACAAGCGCGAGGAGTTGCCCAGCGAGAAGCACGCCGACCTGAATGAGCGCGAGACCATGATCCTGAAACTGCTGGCACAGGGCTTCTCGAACCAGGACATCGCGCTGCGCCTCGACATCAGCGAGAAGACGGTCCGCAACCGCCTCAGCGAGATCTTCACGAAGCTGCAACTGAACAACCGCACGCAGGCGGCGCTGTACGCCATCCGCGAGGGAATCGCGAACCTCGAATGA
- a CDS encoding DMT family transporter, with translation MSVQARGVILLVLVTCLWGSTFAVVKTLGELLPPPVLIAWRFLIASVALLPLLLIRWPARTLADRPAAPGAWWQRGSLWRDGAVLGAWLIAGYGTQTIALQTTTANRAAFFTALSVVLVPVWLVFAQRRRMPALLWTALPLAVLGLGLLSWEGGTLVAGDVWALACAVTYAGFIVTLERMAHRHAALPFTLMQVLSVTALAWVWALVAAPGSLWPPAGAWAPLLYLGVIATAATTLMQTVGQRTVSAASASLIYALEPVTATLFSFLLIGEQVGLRGALGGLLVVAATVLSQRAGGDPPPEPHAEASTETPAVQVQ, from the coding sequence ATGTCGGTTCAGGCGCGTGGTGTGATTCTTCTGGTTCTGGTGACGTGCCTGTGGGGCAGCACCTTCGCGGTCGTGAAGACCCTGGGCGAGCTGCTGCCCCCGCCGGTCCTGATCGCGTGGCGGTTCCTGATCGCGTCGGTGGCGCTGCTGCCGCTGCTGCTGATCCGCTGGCCTGCCCGGACGCTGGCGGACCGGCCGGCCGCTCCGGGCGCGTGGTGGCAGCGGGGTTCGCTGTGGCGGGACGGCGCGGTGCTGGGCGCGTGGCTGATCGCCGGGTACGGCACGCAGACCATCGCGCTGCAGACCACCACCGCGAACCGGGCGGCGTTCTTCACGGCGCTCAGTGTGGTGCTGGTGCCGGTGTGGTTGGTGTTCGCGCAGCGTCGCCGCATGCCCGCGCTGCTGTGGACGGCGCTGCCGCTGGCGGTGCTGGGGCTGGGCCTGCTGTCCTGGGAGGGCGGCACGCTGGTCGCCGGGGACGTCTGGGCGCTGGCCTGCGCGGTCACGTACGCGGGGTTCATCGTGACGCTGGAACGCATGGCGCACCGGCACGCGGCCCTGCCGTTCACGCTGATGCAGGTGCTGAGCGTCACGGCCCTGGCGTGGGTGTGGGCGCTGGTGGCCGCGCCGGGTTCGTTGTGGCCCCCGGCGGGCGCGTGGGCACCGCTGCTGTACCTGGGCGTGATCGCCACGGCCGCCACGACGCTGATGCAGACGGTCGGGCAGCGCACGGTCAGTGCCGCCAGCGCCAGCCTGATCTACGCGCTGGAGCCGGTCACGGCCACGCTGTTCAGCTTCCTGCTGATCGGAGAACAGGTGGGTCTGCGCGGCGCGCTGGGGGGGCTGCTGGTGGTCGCGGCGACCGTCCTGAGCCAGCGGGCCGGAGGCGACCCGCCGCCCGAACCGCACGCGGAAGCGTCCACGGAAACGCCCGCCGTGCAGGTGCAGTAG